A portion of the Flavobacterium magnum genome contains these proteins:
- the rplT gene encoding 50S ribosomal protein L20, translating to MPRSVNSVAKRARRKKIMKQAKGFFGRRKNVWTVAKNAVEKAMSYAYRDRKAKKRNFRALWIMRINAGARLEGMSYSQFMGKVKASGIELNRKVLADLAMNHPEAFKAILNKVK from the coding sequence ATGCCAAGATCAGTAAACTCCGTCGCCAAAAGGGCAAGAAGGAAAAAGATTATGAAGCAAGCCAAAGGTTTCTTTGGCCGTAGAAAAAACGTTTGGACAGTTGCTAAAAACGCGGTAGAGAAAGCGATGAGCTACGCTTACCGTGACCGTAAAGCAAAAAAGAGAAACTTCCGCGCGCTGTGGATCATGCGTATCAACGCCGGTGCACGTCTTGAAGGGATGTCTTACTCTCAGTTCATGGGTAAAGTAAAAGCCAGCGGAATCGAATTGAACCGTAAGGTCCTTGCCGATTTGGCTATGAACCACCCTGAAGCTTTCAAAGCAATACTTAATAAAGTAAAATAA
- the rpmI gene encoding 50S ribosomal protein L35: protein MPKMKTKSSAKKRFKVTGSGKIKRKHAFKSHILTKKSKKRKLALTHSALVHQSDMKSVKEQLRII from the coding sequence ATGCCTAAAATGAAAACAAAATCCAGTGCCAAAAAGCGCTTTAAAGTGACCGGCTCTGGTAAAATCAAAAGGAAACACGCTTTCAAAAGCCACATCCTGACTAAAAAGTCGAAGAAACGTAAATTGGCGCTGACCCATTCTGCATTGGTTCATCAATCAGATATGAAGAGCGTCAAAGAACAATTGAGGATTATCTAA
- the infC gene encoding translation initiation factor IF-3: MEKKDAHRINNLIRTPEVRLVGENVETGVYKISEALRMADEQELDLVEISPNAEPPVCKIMDYKKFVYEQKKREKVLKAKSTQVIIKEIRFGPQTDEHDYEFKRKNAEKFLKEGSKLKAFVFFKGRSIIYKDQGQILLLRLAQDLEEFGKVEAMPVLEGKRMIMFIAPKKKK; the protein is encoded by the coding sequence GTGGAAAAGAAAGATGCCCACAGGATCAACAACCTGATCCGCACGCCTGAAGTACGGCTTGTGGGGGAAAATGTAGAAACGGGAGTTTATAAGATTTCCGAAGCACTGCGGATGGCAGACGAGCAGGAACTGGATTTGGTGGAGATTTCCCCGAATGCGGAGCCGCCGGTATGCAAAATCATGGATTATAAGAAATTCGTCTATGAGCAGAAGAAACGCGAAAAAGTGCTGAAGGCAAAATCCACGCAGGTAATAATCAAGGAAATCCGTTTCGGACCACAGACTGATGAGCATGACTACGAGTTTAAAAGGAAAAACGCTGAGAAATTCCTTAAGGAAGGTTCGAAATTAAAAGCTTTCGTATTCTTTAAAGGACGTTCGATTATCTACAAAGACCAGGGACAAATCCTTTTATTGAGGCTGGCCCAGGATCTTGAAGAGTTCGGGAAGGTGGAGGCCATGCCGGTTTTGGAAGGAAAGCGGATGATTATGTTCATCGCACCGAAAAAGAAGAAATAG
- the thrS gene encoding threonine--tRNA ligase: MIKITLPDGSVKEFASGATPMEVAKSISEGLARNVISASFNGTTVETETPLTTDGSLVLYTWNDAEGKKAFWHSTSHVMAQALQELYPGVKLTIGPAIEKGFYYDVDFGDKNITDAEFKKIEDRVLEIAREKHEFKMRSSSKADALAFYKKENNPYKIELIENLEDGTITFCDHATFTDLCRGGHIPNTGLIKAMKIMSVAGAYWRGDEKNKQLTRVYGVSFPKQKDLTDYLELLEEAKRRDHRKLGKELELFAFSQKVGQGLPLWLPKGAALRERLEQFLKKAQKKAGYEQVVTPHIGQKELYVTSGHYAKYGADSFQPIHTPAEGEEFLLKPMNCPHHCEIYNNKPWSYKDLPKRYAEFGTVYRYEQSGELHGLTRVRGFTQDDAHIFCTPDQLDAEFKKVIDLVLYVFGSLGFENFTAQISLRDQENRDKYIGSDENWEKAENAIINAARDKELNTVVEYGEAAFYGPKLDFMVKDALGRSWQLGTIQVDYNLPERFELTYKGADDKLHRPVMIHRAPFGSMERFIAILLEHTAGNFPLWLMPEQAIILSLSEKYENYAKKVLELLENHEIRALIDNRNETIGRKIRDAETQKYPFMLIVGEDEEKNGTISVRRHGQEGKGNTTVSIAQFAEMVQEEINKTLKTFNVE; this comes from the coding sequence ATGATCAAGATTACACTACCCGACGGTTCGGTGAAGGAGTTCGCTTCCGGGGCAACTCCGATGGAAGTTGCCAAAAGCATTAGTGAAGGATTGGCCAGAAACGTGATTTCGGCTTCCTTTAATGGTACAACGGTTGAAACGGAAACGCCACTGACGACGGACGGGAGTCTTGTTTTATATACCTGGAATGATGCCGAAGGCAAAAAAGCGTTCTGGCACTCGACTTCACACGTGATGGCACAGGCGCTGCAGGAATTGTATCCGGGCGTAAAGTTAACCATCGGGCCGGCCATCGAAAAAGGGTTTTATTATGATGTGGATTTCGGCGATAAGAACATCACTGATGCGGAGTTCAAGAAAATTGAAGACCGTGTATTGGAGATTGCGCGTGAGAAGCATGAATTTAAGATGCGCTCGTCTTCGAAGGCTGATGCATTGGCGTTTTATAAGAAGGAGAACAATCCATATAAGATTGAATTGATTGAGAATCTGGAAGACGGCACCATTACGTTTTGTGACCATGCTACTTTCACCGATTTATGCCGCGGCGGACACATTCCGAATACCGGCCTGATCAAAGCCATGAAAATCATGAGCGTTGCCGGCGCTTACTGGCGCGGTGACGAGAAAAACAAGCAATTGACACGTGTTTACGGTGTTTCTTTCCCAAAACAGAAAGACCTTACCGATTACCTGGAATTGCTCGAAGAGGCCAAACGCCGTGACCACAGGAAATTAGGAAAGGAACTGGAATTGTTTGCGTTCTCACAGAAAGTCGGACAAGGCTTGCCTTTATGGCTGCCTAAAGGTGCCGCTTTACGCGAAAGACTGGAGCAATTTCTGAAAAAGGCACAGAAGAAAGCGGGTTACGAACAAGTCGTGACACCACATATCGGACAAAAGGAATTGTATGTGACTTCAGGACATTACGCCAAATACGGCGCCGATTCGTTCCAGCCGATCCACACGCCTGCTGAAGGCGAGGAATTTTTGCTGAAGCCGATGAATTGTCCGCACCACTGCGAGATTTACAACAACAAGCCTTGGTCATATAAGGATTTACCGAAAAGATACGCTGAATTCGGGACGGTGTACCGTTACGAGCAATCGGGAGAGCTGCATGGATTGACCCGTGTACGCGGGTTTACCCAGGATGATGCGCATATTTTTTGTACGCCGGACCAGCTGGATGCCGAGTTCAAGAAAGTGATCGACCTGGTGCTGTATGTGTTCGGGTCGCTTGGTTTTGAAAACTTTACGGCCCAGATCTCATTGCGTGACCAGGAAAACCGCGACAAGTACATCGGTTCCGATGAGAATTGGGAGAAAGCCGAAAACGCCATCATCAATGCCGCGCGTGATAAGGAATTGAATACGGTCGTGGAATATGGGGAAGCCGCTTTTTACGGTCCGAAACTGGATTTTATGGTGAAAGATGCGTTGGGCAGAAGCTGGCAGTTGGGAACGATCCAGGTGGATTACAATTTACCTGAACGTTTCGAACTTACTTATAAAGGTGCTGATGACAAATTGCACCGTCCGGTAATGATCCACCGCGCGCCTTTCGGTTCGATGGAGCGGTTTATTGCAATACTATTGGAGCATACTGCAGGAAATTTCCCGCTCTGGCTGATGCCTGAACAGGCTATAATCCTGTCTTTGAGTGAGAAATATGAAAATTATGCCAAAAAAGTTTTAGAATTGCTGGAAAATCACGAAATTCGCGCCCTAATTGACAACCGAAACGAAACCATCGGGCGTAAAATCAGGGATGCGGAAACGCAGAAATACCCATTTATGCTGATCGTCGGCGAGGATGAAGAAAAGAACGGCACGATTTCAGTACGCCGCCATGGCCAGGAAGGAAAAGGCAACACGACGGTGTCGATAGCGCAATTTGCCGAAATGGTCCAGGAGGAAATCAACAAAACATTAAAGACATTCAACGTCGAATAA